From Lysinibacillus sp. SGAir0095, the proteins below share one genomic window:
- a CDS encoding amidohydrolase, giving the protein MTLLIKNARLETGFLFENNLVIGTNTDCFDLLIEEGKIVAIDETISSVDAETIDVQGQLLLPSFREMHIHIDKTYFSGEWIAPTPITQGIFTRIQEEIELLPLQLPVAKERATKMVEHLIANGHTHIRSHCNVDPQIGTEHIKITKEVLESFADQITYEIVAFPQHGLLRSNVENLMREAMELGATHVGGVDPAIVDRETRRSLELIVEIAKTYDKQIDIHLHDRDLLGSLEIQTLMDIIEETGFTNGVTISHAIALSDLTEAQLEPLVKRMASFNIDVTSTIPIGQNRSTIPVNYLHDNGVNVSIGHDSLTDHWSPFGSGDTIEKLNTLAERFKYIDERSLGQAWKYAAAGITPLDVDGNQVWPKVGDNANFLVIDGVSSAHVVARRCPITTVISKGKVIHQNPTELKGALR; this is encoded by the coding sequence ATGACTCTTTTAATCAAAAATGCCCGTTTAGAAACGGGCTTCCTATTTGAAAATAATCTAGTTATTGGAACCAATACAGATTGTTTTGATCTACTCATTGAGGAAGGCAAAATTGTAGCGATTGACGAAACGATTTCTTCAGTAGACGCTGAAACCATTGATGTGCAAGGACAGCTGTTATTACCATCTTTTAGAGAAATGCATATCCATATCGACAAAACCTATTTTAGTGGGGAATGGATTGCGCCAACACCCATTACACAAGGCATTTTCACACGTATCCAAGAAGAAATCGAGCTTCTTCCACTGCAGTTGCCAGTAGCCAAAGAGCGTGCAACCAAAATGGTTGAGCATTTAATTGCCAATGGTCACACACATATTCGGAGCCATTGTAATGTGGACCCTCAAATTGGTACTGAGCATATTAAAATTACAAAGGAAGTGTTAGAATCCTTTGCTGACCAAATAACGTATGAAATCGTTGCGTTTCCTCAGCATGGCTTACTACGCTCTAATGTTGAAAATTTAATGCGTGAAGCAATGGAACTAGGAGCAACACATGTTGGGGGGGTAGACCCCGCTATCGTTGACCGAGAAACGCGACGTTCTTTAGAGCTGATTGTTGAAATTGCCAAAACGTACGATAAGCAAATTGATATTCATCTACATGACCGTGATTTGCTTGGTAGCTTAGAGATTCAAACGTTAATGGATATTATAGAGGAAACAGGCTTTACAAATGGTGTCACGATTAGTCACGCAATCGCTTTATCTGACTTAACAGAAGCACAATTAGAACCCCTTGTAAAACGTATGGCTTCATTTAATATTGACGTTACTTCCACAATTCCAATTGGACAAAATCGTTCGACGATTCCTGTGAACTATTTGCACGACAATGGGGTGAACGTTTCAATTGGTCATGATAGCTTAACAGATCATTGGTCCCCATTTGGCTCTGGTGACACAATCGAAAAATTAAACACACTTGCAGAACGCTTCAAATATATTGATGAACGTTCACTTGGACAGGCATGGAAATATGCCGCTGCAGGGATCACACCATTAGATGTTGATGGCAACCAAGTTTGGCCTAAAGTTGGCGACAATGCAAACTTCTTAGTCATTGATGGTGTAAGTAGTGCACATGTAGTTGCAAGACGTTGCCCGATTACGACTGTTATTTCAAAAGGCAAAGTAATCCATCAAAATCCAACTGAGCTGAAAGGAGCATTGAGATGA
- a CDS encoding DUF2129 domain-containing protein has product MSQVKVKVKVNDLNLTSELLKYGTITFIDNMVNIVFLLTDSSNINKISKLPFVIKVTKSRTASLQSA; this is encoded by the coding sequence ATGTCACAAGTAAAAGTTAAGGTAAAAGTAAATGATTTAAATCTTACGAGTGAATTGTTAAAATACGGAACTATTACTTTTATTGATAATATGGTTAATATTGTTTTCTTATTAACCGATAGTTCCAATATTAATAAAATTTCTAAACTTCCATTTGTGATAAAGGTAACTAAAAGTAGAACAGCGAGTTTACAATCTGCATAA
- a CDS encoding ABC transporter permease gives MTVFIIKRIAQIVPVIFGVTLVVFLIMQMVPGDSAVVLAGEGASHETIEELRENLGLNQPLHIQYWEYIKGLVQGDMGTSLKNGSPVLDEILVRLPITIELATYSILITIVLGLGAGIVSAIKPYSWMDFGVTIIALLGISLPSFFLGILLMYTFSVDLGWLPVAGWESPKHIILPAITLGAGGAAIVARMTRSSMLEVINQDFIRTAKAKGLKGYIIIFKHALRNALIPVITVVGLQFGSLLGGTVLIESVFAVNGLGRMIVDAIRTRDLPMVQGGVLVASIIFVFVNLLVDILYKVFNKRIDLN, from the coding sequence ATGACAGTCTTTATTATTAAGAGAATCGCACAAATTGTCCCTGTCATATTTGGCGTTACATTAGTTGTATTTTTAATCATGCAAATGGTACCTGGGGATTCTGCAGTAGTTTTGGCAGGAGAAGGGGCATCCCATGAAACGATTGAAGAACTACGTGAAAATTTAGGCTTAAATCAACCCTTGCATATTCAATATTGGGAGTATATTAAAGGACTCGTTCAAGGAGATATGGGCACTTCATTAAAAAATGGAAGTCCAGTTCTGGATGAAATACTTGTGCGCTTACCGATTACAATTGAGCTTGCGACATACAGTATTTTAATTACGATTGTATTGGGACTAGGGGCAGGGATTGTATCCGCCATTAAGCCGTATTCTTGGATGGATTTCGGGGTAACAATTATCGCTTTACTGGGAATTTCTTTACCAAGTTTCTTTTTAGGGATTTTATTAATGTATACATTTTCAGTTGATTTGGGTTGGCTTCCTGTTGCCGGCTGGGAAAGTCCGAAACATATTATTCTACCAGCCATAACGCTTGGGGCTGGTGGTGCTGCGATTGTTGCACGTATGACACGCTCAAGTATGTTGGAAGTCATAAATCAAGACTTTATTCGTACTGCAAAAGCAAAAGGATTAAAGGGCTACATTATTATTTTCAAGCATGCCTTAAGAAATGCATTGATTCCAGTCATTACAGTAGTTGGTCTTCAGTTTGGTAGTTTACTAGGCGGTACGGTATTAATAGAATCTGTATTTGCTGTGAATGGATTAGGACGAATGATTGTAGATGCGATTCGCACACGTGATTTGCCAATGGTACAAGGTGGGGTTCTTGTAGCTTCGATCATTTTCGTATTCGTCAACCTTTTAGTAGATATTTTATACAAAGTGTTCAATAAACGAATTGATTTAAATTAG
- a CDS encoding amidohydrolase, with translation MNQWLKNVRLETGEIVHPNNRIETTTNLFHIEISPEGSILSIVDCSEEITSEHVTDMNGQLALPAFKEMHNHLDKTYLSLPWKACKPVQNLKERLDYEAQELVELSETIEQRACAMIEKILANGVNHIRTHINVDPYIGLKNLEGVVRALKKYEDYVTADIIAFPQHGLMRDNVPDLLRQALENGATMLGGLDPGGIDGDVENSLRLTMQIASEYNVDVDIHLHDGGYLGYYTIDKWLDLMEENAFKSRTDFSHSFGLGDVSVAEQKAIVKRLQKHDVHIMSTVPFNLGRVIPPIDLLTEHGVKVHFGCDGFYDSWSPYGSGDILGKVNSFADVTRKIDERGLRNSLGYITNHVTPLNNQGQQQWPNVGDEASFVFVPSSCSAEAVARLPKQRTVMNKGKFFQPLVVTC, from the coding sequence ATGAATCAATGGTTAAAAAATGTTCGTTTAGAGACGGGTGAAATTGTACATCCAAACAACCGTATCGAAACAACGACCAATTTATTTCATATTGAAATCTCTCCTGAGGGGTCTATTTTATCGATTGTAGATTGTTCTGAAGAGATTACAAGTGAACACGTAACAGATATGAACGGTCAACTAGCATTACCAGCATTCAAGGAAATGCACAATCACTTAGACAAAACCTACCTCTCACTACCTTGGAAGGCATGCAAACCTGTGCAAAATTTAAAGGAACGTCTCGATTATGAAGCACAGGAATTAGTTGAGCTAAGTGAAACAATTGAACAACGCGCTTGTGCAATGATTGAAAAAATACTCGCGAATGGCGTCAATCATATTCGTACACATATTAATGTGGACCCTTATATTGGTCTCAAAAATCTGGAAGGTGTCGTAAGGGCATTAAAGAAGTACGAGGATTATGTAACAGCAGATATTATCGCTTTTCCTCAGCACGGCTTAATGCGCGACAACGTACCAGACTTACTTCGTCAGGCACTTGAAAATGGCGCAACAATGCTAGGAGGCCTAGATCCAGGTGGAATTGATGGCGATGTTGAAAATTCCCTACGCTTAACGATGCAAATCGCTAGCGAATATAATGTGGACGTGGATATCCATTTACATGATGGTGGCTACTTAGGCTACTATACCATTGATAAATGGCTAGATTTAATGGAAGAAAATGCATTCAAGAGCCGTACTGATTTTAGCCATTCCTTTGGCTTAGGCGATGTATCAGTTGCAGAGCAAAAAGCGATTGTGAAAAGATTACAAAAGCATGATGTTCACATTATGTCGACGGTTCCATTTAATCTAGGACGTGTGATTCCTCCGATTGACCTTTTAACGGAACATGGGGTTAAAGTCCATTTTGGCTGTGACGGCTTTTATGACTCCTGGAGTCCATATGGGTCAGGTGACATTTTAGGAAAAGTGAATTCGTTTGCGGATGTCACTCGAAAAATTGATGAACGAGGTCTTCGTAATTCCTTAGGCTATATTACAAATCACGTTACACCGTTAAACAATCAAGGACAGCAGCAATGGCCAAATGTAGGAGATGAAGCAAGCTTTGTCTTTGTCCCATCCAGCTGTAGCGCCGAAGCTGTAGCACGTTTACCAAAACAACGGACTGTTATGAACAAAGGTAAATTCTTTCAACCGCTTGTCGTTACATGTTAA
- a CDS encoding glutathione ABC transporter substrate-binding protein has protein sequence MKKLSYLLSIMMLVFVLQACSTANNDEAAKETSDTTDTAEELIILRASDATNLDPHFITDIPSANIVHGKVYETLIAFDKDRNFVPLLAKSWSQDDDTTWTFELNEGIKFHDGTDFNAEAVKATFDRILDPATGSPQQDKLSMIKEIVVNDEYSVSLKLNSPYAGLLSILASNEGSIISPKAIAEKADQLKTSPVGTGPFVFKNWTSGQSIELETNQDYWGDIPEFSKLTFKIVPEDATRIAMVESGEAHISDQIPVTDLARIESSDTMSLFRTEGLAVEYIGFNVQDELLSDVKVRKAISYAIDRETIISGIYENVGTLANSAMSPMVIGYSENVKGYDYNLEEAKKLLSEAGIQEGTTVKLLTSDRKERINMAEVIQSQLKGIGLKVEIQVLEYGAYIEEISKKQHQMFIGGWGNATGDGDYNQYNLFHSVSQGPPGNHFFYSNPEVDRLIEAARTESDLVERAKIYEEALKIELDEAVYIPVRNYEHLAVVSDKVKGFWLDASNYTMVRDVTVSQ, from the coding sequence ATGAAGAAATTATCTTACTTACTTTCTATCATGATGCTCGTATTCGTGCTGCAAGCATGCTCTACAGCAAATAATGATGAGGCAGCAAAAGAAACGAGCGACACGACAGATACAGCAGAGGAATTAATTATTTTAAGAGCTTCTGATGCAACAAACTTGGATCCACACTTCATCACAGATATTCCATCAGCAAATATTGTTCACGGTAAAGTTTACGAAACATTAATCGCTTTCGATAAAGATCGCAATTTTGTACCTTTATTAGCAAAATCATGGTCTCAAGATGACGATACAACGTGGACATTTGAGTTAAACGAAGGGATCAAATTCCATGACGGAACAGATTTCAATGCTGAGGCGGTAAAAGCTACTTTTGATCGTATATTAGACCCAGCAACAGGTTCACCTCAACAAGACAAGTTAAGTATGATTAAAGAAATAGTCGTAAATGATGAATACTCTGTTTCATTGAAATTAAACTCACCATATGCAGGTTTACTATCAATTTTAGCAAGTAATGAAGGGAGCATTATTAGCCCTAAAGCAATTGCAGAAAAGGCTGATCAATTAAAAACTTCACCAGTTGGTACAGGTCCATTCGTATTTAAAAATTGGACTTCTGGACAATCAATCGAATTAGAAACAAACCAAGATTACTGGGGCGACATTCCTGAGTTCAGTAAATTAACATTCAAGATCGTACCTGAAGATGCAACACGTATTGCTATGGTTGAAAGTGGCGAAGCACACATTTCCGATCAAATACCAGTGACGGACTTAGCTCGAATCGAAAGCTCAGATACGATGTCCTTATTCCGTACGGAAGGTTTAGCAGTCGAATATATCGGTTTCAATGTACAGGATGAATTATTATCAGATGTAAAAGTTCGTAAAGCGATTAGCTATGCAATCGACCGCGAAACGATTATTAGTGGTATCTATGAAAATGTTGGGACATTAGCAAACTCTGCTATGAGCCCAATGGTGATCGGCTACTCTGAAAATGTAAAGGGGTATGATTACAATTTAGAAGAAGCGAAAAAACTTCTAAGTGAAGCTGGTATTCAAGAAGGGACAACCGTAAAACTTCTGACAAGTGATCGTAAAGAACGTATAAATATGGCAGAGGTTATTCAATCCCAGTTAAAAGGCATTGGCTTAAAGGTTGAAATTCAAGTATTAGAGTACGGTGCGTATATTGAAGAAATTTCCAAAAAACAGCATCAAATGTTTATTGGCGGTTGGGGGAACGCGACTGGTGATGGAGACTATAACCAATACAACCTATTCCACTCCGTATCACAGGGACCACCAGGCAACCACTTCTTTTACTCCAATCCAGAAGTGGATCGTTTAATTGAAGCAGCTCGTACGGAGAGTGATTTGGTAGAGCGCGCAAAAATTTACGAAGAAGCATTAAAAATTGAATTAGATGAAGCCGTTTATATTCCAGTTCGAAACTATGAACACCTTGCTGTTGTAAGTGATAAAGTAAAAGGCTTCTGGTTAGATGCATCAAACTATACAATGGTACGAGATGTAACGGTTTCACAATAA
- a CDS encoding ABC transporter permease yields the protein MESNVNSVTIVSPSIKPKKAKKNLWRKIKKNKAALVGLGILIVYAVIFVFGPWLAPYDPFEIDLTNKLLAPNMDHLMGTDDKGRDILSRILSGAYLTMGVGICAVLFGCIIGVTIGLIAGYYGGIIDSIISRIMDVMLAFPGILLALAIVSALGTSLVNVTIAVGFFSIPMFARIVRGSTMEVKKLEYIDAVRTLGANDVIIIGRHILPNILSPIIIQASMRLATAILSAAGLSFLGLGAQPPSPEWGAMLSTGRDFLFNAPHIALFPGLMISVLVLGLNLLGDGLRDALDPRMKG from the coding sequence ATGGAAAGTAACGTGAATTCGGTGACAATAGTTTCACCTTCTATTAAACCAAAAAAAGCGAAGAAAAATCTGTGGAGAAAAATAAAAAAGAATAAGGCTGCATTAGTTGGCTTAGGCATTTTAATCGTTTATGCAGTTATTTTCGTTTTTGGGCCGTGGCTAGCACCATATGATCCATTTGAAATTGATTTAACAAATAAGCTATTGGCACCCAATATGGACCACTTGATGGGGACGGATGATAAAGGAAGAGATATATTAAGCCGAATTTTATCTGGCGCGTATTTAACAATGGGCGTTGGGATTTGTGCCGTTCTTTTTGGTTGTATTATTGGTGTCACAATCGGCTTAATTGCTGGCTATTATGGTGGAATTATTGATTCGATTATTAGTCGTATTATGGATGTCATGCTCGCTTTCCCTGGTATTTTGCTGGCATTGGCAATTGTTAGTGCTTTAGGGACAAGCCTGGTCAATGTAACAATAGCTGTTGGATTCTTCTCCATTCCGATGTTTGCGCGAATTGTTCGAGGTTCAACGATGGAAGTGAAAAAACTGGAGTATATCGATGCGGTACGAACTCTAGGGGCAAATGATGTCATTATTATAGGAAGACATATATTACCGAATATTTTATCTCCTATTATTATCCAGGCTTCTATGCGTCTGGCAACTGCGATTTTATCAGCAGCAGGTCTATCATTTTTAGGGTTAGGTGCTCAGCCACCATCACCTGAATGGGGTGCTATGCTTTCTACTGGACGGGATTTTTTATTTAATGCGCCACATATTGCATTATTCCCAGGATTAATGATTTCGGTTTTAGTATTAGGGTTGAATTTATTAGGTGATGGGTTGAGAGATGCCCTGGATCCACGGATGAAAGGATAG
- a CDS encoding ABC transporter ATP-binding protein, with amino-acid sequence MTNQTPVLEVKNLKTHFFTDEGVAKAVDGVSFYLNKGETLGIVGESGCGKSMTSLSILKLIPTPPGKIVEGEVLLNNEDINKMSNEQLRQVRGNKISMIFQEPMTSLNPVISVGEQIAESLRLHQKLTRKQAWARAVEMLKLVGIPAPEKRAKQEPYQLSGGMRQRVMIAMALACNPDVLIADEPTTALDVTIQAQILEILRDLQKQMGMSIIFITHDLGVVAEVCDKVAVMYAGQIIEEGSADSIFEQPLHPYTEGLINSIPKLYAEQEELATIEGSVPSPYHYPVGCRFAERCQFATDICKEKQPEFVQMGEGKSVRCFKYTNEWVGVGV; translated from the coding sequence ATGACAAATCAGACACCAGTATTAGAAGTGAAAAATTTAAAAACACACTTCTTTACAGATGAAGGCGTTGCAAAAGCTGTAGATGGCGTGTCCTTCTATTTGAACAAGGGCGAAACCTTAGGCATCGTAGGGGAATCTGGCTGCGGCAAATCGATGACATCATTGTCTATACTAAAGCTAATTCCGACACCTCCTGGGAAAATTGTAGAGGGCGAAGTTTTATTAAACAATGAAGATATTAACAAAATGAGTAATGAACAGCTAAGACAAGTTCGTGGCAATAAGATCTCAATGATTTTCCAAGAGCCGATGACAAGCTTAAATCCCGTCATTTCTGTTGGCGAACAAATTGCAGAGTCGCTTCGACTTCATCAAAAATTAACAAGAAAGCAAGCTTGGGCAAGAGCAGTGGAAATGCTAAAGCTTGTCGGGATACCAGCACCTGAAAAAAGAGCAAAACAGGAGCCGTATCAATTGAGTGGAGGGATGCGCCAGCGTGTCATGATTGCGATGGCATTAGCATGTAATCCGGATGTCCTCATTGCGGATGAGCCAACTACAGCACTGGATGTAACGATTCAAGCACAAATTTTGGAAATACTAAGAGATCTACAAAAACAAATGGGCATGAGCATCATTTTTATTACGCATGATTTAGGTGTTGTAGCGGAAGTATGTGACAAAGTAGCGGTGATGTACGCTGGACAAATTATTGAGGAAGGCTCAGCAGATAGTATTTTCGAGCAACCATTACATCCTTATACAGAGGGGCTAATCAATTCCATTCCAAAGCTTTATGCTGAGCAGGAGGAATTAGCTACAATCGAAGGCTCAGTGCCGAGTCCATATCACTACCCAGTAGGCTGTAGATTCGCAGAGCGTTGCCAATTTGCAACTGACATATGCAAAGAAAAGCAGCCAGAGTTTGTACAGATGGGAGAGGGAAAGTCTGTACGATGCTTTAAATATACAAATGAATGGGTAGGTGTGGGCGTATGA
- a CDS encoding DMT family transporter, with translation MLKSYAILLLCVSLWASNFIIGTILVDYLSAIHVTVIRLFCIVLFLGIICFNRIQLKRVRKKVWLLVAFAALLGVSINHFAFFKSLESTTPVVAAYILALTPIMTGIINKLLFAEKKSPSFWGGSLLSFCGVIIIISFKGDVHFSFGMGEVFSFITMLSFAIFLVCLQVLSKHMSSITITCSTTLIGLVCLLPFTPVTIGRELATIPGGIVLLLVVSAILIHGVSNLIWNKEMPKVGATQGAVFLNLEPLITIFLSSLILSENVSILQLFGGLFVIVGIFLSLDILKLRKIIQATGGFL, from the coding sequence ATGTTAAAATCATACGCCATATTATTGCTATGCGTATCACTATGGGCATCTAATTTCATAATTGGAACCATATTAGTAGATTACTTAAGTGCGATTCATGTGACGGTCATCAGACTTTTTTGCATCGTGCTATTTCTAGGAATCATCTGCTTTAATCGGATTCAATTAAAACGAGTACGCAAAAAAGTTTGGTTACTTGTAGCATTTGCTGCTCTACTGGGTGTTAGTATCAATCACTTTGCTTTCTTCAAAAGTCTTGAATCCACAACACCGGTAGTTGCTGCCTATATATTAGCTCTTACGCCAATCATGACGGGGATTATCAATAAATTGCTGTTTGCAGAAAAAAAATCCCCCTCATTTTGGGGTGGTTCCCTTCTTTCATTCTGCGGTGTCATCATCATTATTTCCTTTAAGGGAGATGTACATTTTTCCTTTGGTATGGGCGAAGTGTTTAGCTTTATTACCATGCTAAGTTTCGCGATATTTCTTGTTTGCTTGCAAGTGTTAAGTAAGCACATGAGTAGTATCACCATTACATGTAGTACAACGCTCATAGGATTGGTATGTCTTCTTCCCTTTACCCCAGTAACAATAGGACGGGAACTAGCTACGATACCAGGTGGGATTGTTCTACTGCTTGTCGTATCCGCCATCCTCATACATGGTGTAAGCAATCTAATATGGAACAAAGAAATGCCGAAAGTCGGCGCCACTCAAGGAGCTGTATTCTTAAATTTGGAGCCGTTAATCACGATTTTTCTTTCCTCCCTGATTTTAAGTGAAAACGTCTCCATTCTGCAGCTATTTGGCGGCCTATTCGTGATTGTCGGCATCTTTCTTTCGTTGGATATTTTGAAGCTAAGGAAAATAATACAGGCAACAGGGGGCTTCCTGTAA
- a CDS encoding S8/S53 family peptidase, with product MKYIIRLIEPFNNSIKLQLEKLNISIRLIDNVLEDLLIVETENSQILHNLGFIRSVKPTRKGKLLISSTKTTNQDFKIDIVPSFKEELIHDTGLVGFGTNIVILDSGYNGNCNINLGGQKVFTDDGIIYDYINHGTLVAGIISKIAPAAKLYLGKICSKDPYDIDEELVFQGLNWATEIPNINIINLSIGIDFKCTGNCDLAERVNKMSSMGYTIISAAGNKNHIHCPACSQEGIAVGALDASGKVVAQSSASGLGGTDKPDLVAQGQIVENYLRKSQNHTGTSFASPIITGLVGATFHHIKEGISPKYHLLSSTSSLLNQSFNKQGYGIVDLNKYLGGLDYVTSKS from the coding sequence ATGAAATATATTATTAGATTAATAGAACCTTTTAATAACTCAATCAAACTACAATTAGAGAAATTAAACATTTCTATTAGACTGATTGATAACGTTTTAGAAGATCTACTAATTGTTGAAACTGAAAACAGTCAAATTTTACATAATTTAGGATTTATCAGGTCAGTAAAACCTACAAGAAAAGGTAAACTCCTAATTTCATCCACTAAAACAACTAATCAAGATTTTAAAATTGATATAGTCCCATCTTTTAAAGAAGAGCTAATTCACGATACTGGTCTTGTAGGGTTTGGTACTAACATAGTAATTCTCGATTCGGGCTACAATGGAAATTGCAACATTAATCTGGGTGGCCAAAAAGTTTTTACTGACGATGGGATAATCTATGATTATATAAATCATGGAACATTAGTTGCTGGTATAATAAGTAAAATTGCTCCTGCGGCAAAGTTGTATTTAGGGAAAATTTGTTCCAAGGATCCCTATGATATAGATGAAGAGCTAGTTTTCCAAGGCCTGAACTGGGCAACTGAGATTCCAAATATTAACATAATAAATCTTTCAATTGGAATTGACTTTAAATGTACTGGGAATTGTGATTTGGCAGAAAGAGTGAATAAAATGTCTTCAATGGGATATACTATTATATCAGCTGCAGGAAATAAAAACCATATACACTGTCCCGCTTGTTCACAAGAAGGAATAGCCGTTGGAGCATTAGATGCATCTGGAAAAGTAGTAGCACAAAGTAGTGCATCTGGTTTAGGGGGAACAGATAAACCAGATTTGGTAGCACAAGGTCAGATTGTAGAAAATTATTTAAGAAAATCTCAAAACCATACAGGAACTTCTTTTGCCAGTCCAATAATAACAGGGTTAGTTGGAGCAACATTTCATCATATAAAAGAAGGAATTTCACCTAAGTATCATTTATTATCATCTACCTCAAGTCTTTTGAATCAATCTTTTAATAAACAGGGTTATGGTATTGTTGATTTGAATAAATATCTAGGAGGGTTAGATTATGTCACAAGTAAAAGTTAA